The following proteins are encoded in a genomic region of Desulfuromonadaceae bacterium:
- a CDS encoding type II toxin-antitoxin system RelE/ParE family toxin — protein MSFRQKAEKVLLRLRDHPESGRTLPEFPDIHFREVIVTPYRFFYRGKDNAVWIVAVWHDAQTPEEPSAESANI, from the coding sequence ATTTCTTTTCGACAAAAGGCTGAGAAGGTTCTTTTGCGCCTCCGCGACCATCCCGAATCTGGGCGGACCCTCCCGGAGTTTCCAGACATCCACTTTCGCGAGGTTATTGTTACACCCTATCGGTTTTTCTACCGGGGTAAAGATAATGCGGTCTGGATTGTGGCAGTATGGCACGATGCACAAACCCCCGAAGAGCCATCAGCTGAATCGGCTAACATTTAA